The following coding sequences lie in one Streptomyces albofaciens JCM 4342 genomic window:
- a CDS encoding non-ribosomal peptide synthetase: protein MDPSTTPGIGTGTSITEQYLARYEKAAAGVGDPAGLLPVTGAQRRFLLARRLAPGGRPDVVPLFFAFPRGTVNVERLRAAAGHLAAVHPALRMRPDVLRGAPVQRLGAPTAQVERVVPRPGESATAALRRTLLEWGAEGPPFRLFLADAHGALDPQGGGVPLPSAAGAVEILALALDHAVCDEQSLGRISADLAEAYERRLGPGDVPPHRAAEEAAGYREAVHLQLDAEKRASRPESLAYWARRIAPASASTGATSAPGTGTGTSTSTSTSTSTSTSTTQQPRPTGALRTRLPIRADDGRATAFPVLLGACGSAARALAGTEAPDRTPLLGYPWGGRPAAAPDVLGCFLNTVVHPAAPGAPDDLTTTWWDDLDHADTPFDEVVRAARSAAVPWSGRLDGLLTFEDLHRRPPLRLGGVAGREVHIDGRPLQAPFAVSVSYGTDLLVRMAWDRDAVPDGRAHDAFARLTAELAGEPAGHAPVG, encoded by the coding sequence GTGGACCCCAGCACGACACCCGGCATCGGTACCGGCACCAGCATCACGGAGCAGTACCTCGCCCGTTACGAGAAGGCCGCCGCCGGCGTGGGCGACCCGGCCGGGCTGCTGCCCGTCACCGGCGCCCAGCGGCGGTTCCTGCTCGCCCGCCGACTGGCGCCCGGCGGACGGCCCGACGTCGTCCCGCTGTTCTTCGCGTTCCCGCGCGGCACGGTCAACGTGGAGCGGCTGCGCGCCGCCGCCGGTCACCTGGCCGCCGTGCACCCGGCGCTCCGTATGCGGCCCGACGTGCTCCGCGGGGCGCCCGTACAGCGGCTCGGCGCCCCCACGGCCCAGGTGGAGCGTGTCGTTCCGCGCCCCGGCGAGAGCGCGACGGCCGCCCTGCGCCGCACACTTCTGGAGTGGGGCGCCGAGGGCCCGCCCTTCCGGCTGTTCCTGGCCGACGCGCACGGCGCACTCGACCCGCAGGGCGGCGGCGTTCCCCTGCCCAGCGCCGCCGGAGCCGTCGAGATCCTCGCCCTCGCCCTGGACCACGCCGTGTGCGACGAGCAGTCGCTCGGCCGGATCTCCGCGGACCTCGCCGAGGCGTACGAGCGCCGGCTCGGCCCCGGTGACGTACCGCCGCACCGTGCCGCCGAGGAAGCGGCCGGCTATCGCGAGGCCGTCCACCTGCAACTGGACGCCGAGAAGCGCGCGTCGCGGCCGGAATCGCTCGCGTACTGGGCGCGGCGGATCGCCCCCGCCTCGGCGTCGACGGGCGCCACGTCGGCTCCCGGCACCGGCACCGGCACCAGCACCAGCACCAGCACCAGCACCAGCACCAGCACCAGCACCACGCAACAGCCCCGCCCCACCGGTGCCCTCCGGACGCGCCTGCCGATCCGTGCCGACGACGGGCGGGCAACGGCCTTCCCCGTCCTGCTCGGGGCGTGCGGCAGCGCCGCGCGGGCTCTGGCGGGTACGGAAGCGCCGGACCGTACGCCCTTGCTCGGCTACCCCTGGGGCGGCCGGCCCGCGGCGGCGCCCGATGTCCTCGGCTGCTTCCTGAACACCGTGGTCCACCCGGCCGCCCCCGGCGCCCCGGACGACCTGACCACCACCTGGTGGGACGATCTCGACCACGCCGACACCCCGTTCGACGAGGTGGTCCGCGCGGCCCGGTCGGCCGCCGTACCCTGGTCGGGACGGCTGGACGGCCTGCTGACCTTCGAGGACCTGCACCGTCGGCCACCGCTGCGGCTGGGCGGCGTGGCGGGACGGGAGGTCCACATCGACGGGCGGCCGCTCCAGGCGCCGTTCGCGGTCTCCGTCTCGTACGGCACGGACCTGCTCGTACGGATGGCCTGGGACCGCGACGCCGTCCCGGACGGGCGCGCGCACGACGCGTTCGCCCGGCTGACCGCCGAGCTGGCCGGGGAACCGGCCGGTCACGCGCCCGTGGGCTGA